One stretch of Desulfomonile tiedjei DNA includes these proteins:
- a CDS encoding nitronate monooxygenase has product MNFLQEVKLIQGGMGIYVSNWRLAKAVAMEKPGITAGTVSGTALDTVYVRLLQLGDPGGHVRRALAAFDAQFGIAIGRKICDRYFIDGGKAPSDRYKSLPMNIVHAPNRSDAIPLPVQQGMPVALTLDDDSVELLTATGFAEVWLAKEGHEGNIFINFLKKIDVPLIYAMYGAMLAGVDGVIVGAGNPDGLPAICSRLARHEAVTNDLLLLYREAGEAFHLHFDPQLVADGKLAQSPLRRPAFLAIVSQVSLAKALAQSQSEAPDGFIVEHHTAGGHNAGPQGPMTKDSKGQPLYSDIDEPDLPAIREVGLPFWLAGGYGSREKLRQALDAGATGVQVGSVFALAEESGMKPTFRTAILGELKKGTDDATLVRTTLFSPTGYPFKVVQLNDTVADDTVFSARRRVCDIGLLQQRGLSKPTADGTRQLFHRCPAGPVSDFVSKRGLQRNTEDRRCICNGLFSCVGLGQVVKQNGELAEEPAIVTLGNHLDGIRRLSRHGQTTYWARDVVTDILGI; this is encoded by the coding sequence ATGAACTTTCTGCAAGAAGTGAAACTCATACAAGGCGGTATGGGTATCTATGTGTCCAACTGGCGGCTGGCCAAAGCCGTCGCTATGGAGAAGCCCGGCATAACGGCCGGAACTGTCTCCGGTACAGCCCTGGATACGGTTTACGTACGACTGCTGCAGCTTGGCGATCCCGGAGGTCATGTTCGCCGCGCTTTGGCTGCTTTTGATGCGCAGTTCGGGATCGCTATCGGCCGAAAGATCTGTGACCGCTACTTCATTGACGGCGGCAAAGCGCCATCCGATCGTTACAAGAGTCTTCCTATGAATATTGTGCATGCGCCGAATAGAAGCGATGCCATTCCGCTACCGGTTCAGCAAGGGATGCCTGTAGCACTCACCCTGGACGACGACAGCGTCGAGCTCTTGACGGCCACCGGCTTTGCCGAAGTCTGGCTTGCCAAGGAAGGGCATGAGGGCAACATATTCATCAACTTCTTGAAAAAGATCGATGTGCCCCTGATCTACGCGATGTACGGCGCGATGCTCGCCGGTGTGGACGGGGTAATCGTAGGGGCAGGTAATCCCGACGGCTTACCCGCGATCTGTTCCCGTTTGGCTCGCCATGAAGCCGTTACCAACGATTTGTTGCTATTGTATCGTGAGGCGGGTGAGGCTTTCCACCTGCATTTCGATCCCCAACTGGTGGCTGACGGCAAATTGGCACAATCCCCCCTGCGCCGGCCGGCCTTTCTGGCGATTGTGTCGCAGGTCAGTCTGGCCAAGGCCCTGGCTCAAAGCCAAAGCGAAGCGCCTGACGGCTTTATCGTCGAGCACCACACCGCGGGCGGCCACAACGCCGGTCCGCAAGGGCCAATGACGAAGGATAGCAAGGGACAGCCCCTCTATAGCGACATTGACGAGCCTGACCTGCCTGCTATCCGAGAAGTCGGACTTCCCTTCTGGTTGGCCGGTGGCTATGGATCTCGTGAGAAATTGCGGCAAGCTCTGGACGCCGGGGCCACGGGTGTTCAGGTGGGCTCGGTCTTTGCCCTGGCCGAGGAATCCGGCATGAAACCGACCTTCCGCACCGCGATTCTCGGTGAACTCAAAAAGGGAACAGATGACGCCACGCTGGTCCGGACGACACTGTTCTCTCCCACGGGGTACCCATTCAAAGTAGTTCAATTGAACGACACCGTTGCGGATGATACGGTTTTTTCCGCTCGGCGTCGGGTTTGCGACATTGGCCTTTTGCAGCAACGGGGGCTCAGCAAACCGACCGCAGATGGAACGCGTCAACTTTTCCACCGCTGCCCGGCTGGACCGGTCTCGGACTTTGTCAGCAAACGTGGCTTGCAACGCAACACGGAAGATCGGCGTTGCATTTGTAACGGCCTCTTCTCGTGCGTGGGGCTCGGGCAAGTTGTCAAACAGAATGGAGAATTGGCCGAGGAACCGGCCATTGTTACACTGGGTAATCATCTCGACGGCATCCGACGACTCTCGCGCCACGGCCAAACCACGTACTGGGCACGAGATGTAGTTACGGATATCCTCGGGATTTAG